A genomic stretch from Clavelina lepadiformis chromosome 5, kaClaLepa1.1, whole genome shotgun sequence includes:
- the LOC143460832 gene encoding uncharacterized protein LOC143460832 yields MAASGVLTEATSVGQNVTEPPFDTTRFFVLETANCVFTLVTFYLSVAFVIYECSRRGRNRSPPSMRSNPASSAQRSRKYALAMKIESISACVCLFGRFICQHYEFVAQYTGNYTYDYCDVVLKAKFYLTAIAVLGIYGFLWTRQNFCYADPAMKHLTSCAVKTCSWLSFGLILCAQVVGTLLFTFTRFYAMTYQGCDVDHYTVEPFIPWLWIAGCTVGFQVILLCLFVYPLMKHRSSVNSGVRGNSGAFLRLIKRATVTTVVCVVTDITSTLLILLVDDQFNIVPTLVFDLSIVINITCILAAFKGWQGRLFAPCYYVTKNAKMKEAETGFAASSLRMSGRQNPNRELPQQESTLWSISGIVTSPRTPRKVAFVNPTPIKETDSEEKTSTLPRTLS; encoded by the coding sequence atgGCTGCTTCTGGCGTTTTGACTGAAGCCACGTCAGTTGGTCAGAACGTAACGGAGCCTCCTTTTGACACAACGAGATTTTTTGTTCTGGAAACGGCGAATTGCGTTTTTACGTTGGTCACGTTCTACCTGAGCGTCGCCTTCGTAATTTACGAATGCAGCCGGCGAGGCAGGAACCGGTCGCCGCCTTCCATGCGTTCAAATCCGGCCAGCTCCGCACAACGAAGCCGAAAGTACGCTCTGGCAATGAAGATTGAATCGATAAGCGCATGCGTTTGCCTTTTCGGCCGCTTCATCTGCCAACACTACGAGTTTGTGGCGCAGTACACAGGCAACTACACGTACGACTATTGTGACGTGGTGTTGAAGGCCAAGTTTTACTTGACGGCCATCGCCGTTTTGGGGATTTACGGATTTCTATGGACACGTCAGAACTTCTGTTACGCCGACCCCGCCATGAAACATCTGACGTCATGCGCGGTTAAGACTTGCAGTTGGCTCTCCTTCGGCCTCATTCTGTGCGCTCAGGTCGTCGGGACTTTACTTTTCACTTTCACGCGATTCTACGCTATGACGTATCAAGGTTGTGACGTCGACCATTACACGGTAGAGCCTTTTATCCCCTGGCTGTGGATTGCGGGCTGCACAGTCGGTTTTCAGGTCATCTTGCTGTGCCTCTTTGTGTATCCGCTCATGAAGCATAGATCGAGCGTTAATTCTGGAGTCCGCGGGAATTCGGGCGCCTTTCTCCGGCTGATAAAAAGGGCCACGGTGACAACAGTTGTGTGCGTGGTGACCGATATCACGAGCACACTGCTCATCCTCCTGGTGGATGACCAGTTCAACATCGTTCCCACCCTCGTTTTCGATCTCTCCATCGTCATCAACATCACCTGCATCCTGGCAGCGTTCAAGGGATGGCAGGGAAGACTTTTCGCGCCCTgctattacgtcacaaagaatgCGAAAATGAAAGAGGCCGAAACCGGGTTCGCAGCGTCCAGTCTGAGAATGAGCGGGAGGCAAAACCCAAATCGGGAACTTCCCCAACAAGAATCCACGCTTTGGTCGATTTCCGGGATAGTGACGTCACCAAGGACTCCCAGAAAGGTGGCGTTCGTGAATCCGACGCCGATTAAAGAAACCGACAGCGAAGAAAAGACATCCACTCTACCACGGACATTGTCATGA